One Setaria italica strain Yugu1 chromosome II, Setaria_italica_v2.0, whole genome shotgun sequence DNA segment encodes these proteins:
- the LOC101778713 gene encoding uncharacterized protein LOC101778713, protein MAAAAAPLRRLLLRLRDPPPLPFNSLLSHLPPQLQQSPTPTPAPPPLPASTPAGTPPASLRDAILSFHPGLQIHPCLDPIGDAPAVEEGGGEAAKVWADSVKKKRKRKMNKHKLRKLRKRLRRQT, encoded by the coding sequence atggccgccgccgccgcgccgctccgccggctgctgctccgcctccgcgaCCCGCCCCCGCTCCCCTTTAACTCTCTCCTCTCCCACCTACCGCCGCAGCTCCAGCAGAGCCCCACCCCGACCCCGGCTCCCCCTCCACTCCCGGCCTCGACGCCGGCCGGAACGCCACCCGCGAGTCTCCGCGACGCCATCCTCTCCTTCCACCCGGGCCTCCAGATACACCCGTGCCTAGATCCGATCGGGGACGCCCCCGccgtggaggagggaggcggagagGCGGCGAAGGTGTGGGCGGACAGCGTGAAGAAGAAGCGCAAGCGCAAGATGAACAAGCACAAGCTCCGCAAGCTCCGGAAGCGACTCCGCCGCCAGACATGA